In Nocardioides sp. WS12, the DNA window TCGGTGCACGGCCTTGGTCCCAGCGGCCGACGGGGTTCGCGAACGGGTTGTCCTCATCGTCAGAGGTGAGGGCGGTGTCGGTGATGTGGACGCTCAGTTCGACCTTGCGGCCGGGTGACTGGGCCACGACTTCACCGGTCTCTTCGTCGGTGAACAGCAGGTCCAGGGACAGGTCTTGGCGGGCCATGTCGCCAACGGACTTGGAGCGGCGGACGTCGAAGGAGTCGGTGTCGCCGAGCTGTCCGCGGACCTTGGCTCGACGCGACAACGCGATGTCGAAGTCGTGGGCATCCGCGGCGTCCAGGATGCTGTGGGACTCGACCTGCCCGTTCGTGTCGACCTCACCGACGTCGACCCGGCGGGCATCGGCGGCGGCCTGGCGCTCGGCTTCGGCGCGTTCGGGGTCGAACCGGATCACCGCTTCGGTGACGAGGCGTTCGAGTTGAGCCCAGCCGACGCCGCCGACGGCAGCGAGCTGGCGGTCCACGAACGCAGCCGCTTCGGCGTTCAACGAGTGGGTGAGGTCGGCGATGCGTTCGGCCCGCCACGGCTCCAACCTGCCCTCGACCACTGCCGCGTAGATGCCGGGGAGGCGCCAGGCGCACTCGATGATCCGCCCGACGTACCCACGGCCACCATCAGGGGACCTGCCGAGGACCGCGATGAGTTCCATCAGGTTGAACTCGGACACCAGCGGTGCACCGGCGCCGGCGATCGGGACACCGGTGTCGATGACGCCGTCGACGATGGTCGCGGCCTGCTCGGGGCTGGTGACGATGTTGCGCCTGGCCCAGGTCGCGATGTCGATCCATTCCTTGACCAGCGCAGCCTGGCGGGACTTGACGCCCTTGCTGAGATCCGACAGCAAGGCCCGATCAGAGCGGGTGTCGGTTCCGAGATCCATACATGTATTAGATCACCGACCTCCGACACGACGAAGCGCCGCAAACCCGCCTGTGGACAGGGCAAAGTCCCCGACCGAGCCTGTGGAGAGTTGGTGGTCAGGGCCGGGGGTTTCGAGGCTCGCTTCGCTCGCACCTCAACCACCGGGCTCGCCAGATTTCGCTCGCACCTCAACCACCGGGCCTGCCGAGTTCGCTCGCACCTCAACCACCAGGCCCGCCTGAGGTCGAAGCGCACCTCAACCACCGGCAGGCGGCCTCGCTCAGCTGGTCGGCGGGCGCACGGTGGCGTCGACCGCGTTGGCCAGCTCGCGACCCTTGGTCTCGAAGTGCGCGCGGAAGTAGCCCGTGTGGTCGTCGTGCTCGTGGAAGTGGTGCGGGGTGAGCACTGCCGAGAACACCGGGACGTCGGTTTCCAGCTGGATGCGCATCAGCGCGTCGACGACCGAGGACGCGACGAAGTCGTGGCGGTAGATGCCGCCATCGACGACGAGCGCGGCGGCCGCGACTCCGGCGTACCGGCCGGACTGCGCGAGGCGGCGGACCTGCAGCGGGATCTCGAAGGCGCCGGGCACGTGCACCACGTCGACCTCGTAGCCGCGGCCACGAAGTTCTTCGGTGGACGTCGTCACGGCGACATCGACGATGTCGGCGTGCCAGCGCGCGGCAATGATGGCAATGCGGGGAGCGGTGGGTGACATGGTTCCTCCTGTTTGCGTGTCACCCAGGGCGTGACGACGCGCACGAGGCCCGTCGCGTTCTCTCTCGTCCGGACTGTGACCGTCGGCTCCGGAGTTGGACCGGATCTGCTGACCCACCCCGATCCAGGGGATCGGTGTGGCGCTCGCGGGCTCGACCGCCCCGGATCTGCCGGGACGCTCCTTACCGCCGGTGGGGATTTCCACCCCGCCCTGAGAACGTACGGATCAACCGTACCGCTCCGGCGCCGAGTCGGGATGAAGTCCCTTCCCTGATGATTCCCCGCGCACGGAATCCCGCTTGTAAGGTGTCCTACGTCATGCGCGGGAGACCCCGGCAGAGCGCAGATGCGCCGCATTGACCACGAAACACTCGATCCTCGAGGACCCCTTTTCATGGACTACAAGGTTGCTGACCTGAGCCTGGCCGAGTTCGGCCGCAAGGAGCTCACCCTCGCCGAGCACGAGATGCCCGGCCTCGTTTCGCTGCGTACGTCGTACGGCGACGCCCAGCCGCTGAAGGGTGCCCGGATCGCCGGCTCCCTGCACATGACCATCCAGACCGGCGTGCTCATCGAGACCCTCGTCTCGCTCGGCGCCGAGGTCCGTTGGGCCACCTGCAACATCTTCTCGACCCAGGACCACGCGGCCGCTGCCGTCGTCGTCGGCCGCCCCGAGACCGGCGGCACCGTCGAGAACCCCAAGGGCACCCCTGTCTTCGCCTGGAAGGGCGAGTCGCTGGCGGAGTACTGGGACGAAGCCGAGAAGGTCTTCGACTTCAAGGACGAGGCCGGCAACCTGATCGGCCCGAACATGCTCCTTGACGACGGTGGCGACATCACCATGCTCGTCCACCTCGGCGTCGAGTTCGAGAAGGCCGGCGCGGTTCCCGGCCAGGACTCCACCGACAACGAGGAGTTCAAGGAGGTGCTGCGCGTCCTGGCCCGGTCCCTCGAGACCAGCTCGACGCGCTGGACCAACATCGCCAACAACATCAAGGGAGTCTCCGAGGAGACCACCACCGGTGTGCTGCGCCTGTACGACCGCTTCAAGGAGGGCTCGCTCCTCTTCCCGGCGATCAACGTCAACGACTCGGTCACCAAGTCGAAGTTCGACAACAAGTACGGCTGCCGCCACTCGCTCATCGACGGCATCAACCGCGGCACCGACGTCATGATCGGCGGCAAGGTTGCCGTCGTGTGTGGCTACGGCGACGTGGGCAAGGGTTCCGCCGAGTCGCTGCGCGGCCAGGGCGCTCGCGTGATCATCACCGAGATCGACCCGATCTGCGCGCTGCAGGCAGCGATGGACGGCTACGAGGTCAAGCGCCTCGAGTCGGTCGTTGAGTACGCCGACATCTTCATCACCACGACGGGCAACTTCGACATCATCCGTGTCGAGCACTTCGAGAAGATGAAGCACCAGGCGATCGTCGGCAACATCGGCCACTTCGACAACGAGATCAACATGGCTGGCCTCGCGAAGATCGAGGGCATCGTCAAGGACGAGATCAAGCCGCAGGTCCACCAGTGGATCTTCCCCGACGGCAAGAAGGTCATCGTGCTGTCCGAGGGCCGTCTGCTGAACCTCGGCAACGCGACCGGCCACCCGTCGTTCGTCATGTCGAACTCCTTCACCAACCAGGTGCTGGCTCAGATCGAGCTGTTCACCAAGGTCGAGGAGTACCCCGTCGGCGTCTACGTCCTGCCGAAG includes these proteins:
- a CDS encoding HNH endonuclease signature motif containing protein, with translation MDLGTDTRSDRALLSDLSKGVKSRQAALVKEWIDIATWARRNIVTSPEQAATIVDGVIDTGVPIAGAGAPLVSEFNLMELIAVLGRSPDGGRGYVGRIIECAWRLPGIYAAVVEGRLEPWRAERIADLTHSLNAEAAAFVDRQLAAVGGVGWAQLERLVTEAVIRFDPERAEAERQAAADARRVDVGEVDTNGQVESHSILDAADAHDFDIALSRRAKVRGQLGDTDSFDVRRSKSVGDMARQDLSLDLLFTDEETGEVVAQSPGRKVELSVHITDTALTSDDEDNPFANPVGRWDQGRAPISTAQIKEWLRARDTTIIVRPVIDLADCVPVDSYEIPDRIRRRVELRDHSCRFPWCSRPAAKCDLDHVVPHNKGGPTCPCNLAPGCRRHHRAKTFSNWRYTVIHPGLYLWISPNGHHFLVGPDGTRALDPPRLIDPDE
- a CDS encoding 6,7-dimethyl-8-ribityllumazine synthase is translated as MSPTAPRIAIIAARWHADIVDVAVTTSTEELRGRGYEVDVVHVPGAFEIPLQVRRLAQSGRYAGVAAAALVVDGGIYRHDFVASSVVDALMRIQLETDVPVFSAVLTPHHFHEHDDHTGYFRAHFETKGRELANAVDATVRPPTS
- the ahcY gene encoding adenosylhomocysteinase — translated: MDYKVADLSLAEFGRKELTLAEHEMPGLVSLRTSYGDAQPLKGARIAGSLHMTIQTGVLIETLVSLGAEVRWATCNIFSTQDHAAAAVVVGRPETGGTVENPKGTPVFAWKGESLAEYWDEAEKVFDFKDEAGNLIGPNMLLDDGGDITMLVHLGVEFEKAGAVPGQDSTDNEEFKEVLRVLARSLETSSTRWTNIANNIKGVSEETTTGVLRLYDRFKEGSLLFPAINVNDSVTKSKFDNKYGCRHSLIDGINRGTDVMIGGKVAVVCGYGDVGKGSAESLRGQGARVIITEIDPICALQAAMDGYEVKRLESVVEYADIFITTTGNFDIIRVEHFEKMKHQAIVGNIGHFDNEINMAGLAKIEGIVKDEIKPQVHQWIFPDGKKVIVLSEGRLLNLGNATGHPSFVMSNSFTNQVLAQIELFTKVEEYPVGVYVLPKHLDEEVARLHLDALGVELTILTQEQADYLGVPVEGPFKADAYRY